The genomic interval CAAAGTTTTTTTTGAGGGGCAGAAAAAGTGACGGAAATCAGCTTGTGATCAGTGTTTAGCGGAACGCAGCAATGTGGACGACGGAGCATCGGATGTTGTGATGAGCTTTGATGATTCGCGTTACCGATTGTTTAGGCAGTGTCTGTGATGAAGGCTTTGCAGTTGAGTGGATTTGTGGGCGATCGCTCAATAGCCTGTAACTATATCAGTCTCATGCCTTTATGAGCCTATGGATAGAGGCGATCGCCGATTAATGCATAGAAACTGAGAACACAAACATATATATATATGATGTGCGGGTAGAGTTTTCATGGATTGGTATCTACTGAAATTAACTACTCATATCCAAAAATACACTTTTGGAGAACGGCTAATACCAGAACGCCTGGGGAAGGGTAGCTTACCTTCTGGGATAGTAGCCGAAACTTGGGAAGTGATTGTCTCTACAAGCTTTTGAATCAGTAGATCGAAAAGTCATGCGATCGCTTCAGTGATATTTTAATTACCCTCAGTCAGCAAATAATGGTGATTGTTTTGAGGCAATGTCTGGCTTTGCTATAGATAAGCATATTTAATTACCTTCATCCACTATTATTTGTCAAGCAGCATTGACGAATCGTAACAATCTTGTTATATTAGTTTACATAAGGTAACAAATACAGGAAAACATTATGTATACAACCATTAACGAAAGCGGCATTCTGAATAACTACGCCACCGAACCCAAAATGTACTGCGCTACCTACCCCAACAAAGAGGAGCAACGTCAATATACTGTGCAAGCTGCGTTTGGGACATTGCTTGTGACTACGTTAATTTTGGTAGCTTTGAGCGTTAGCTAATATTTAGAGATTTCGGTATCGGTATCTCTCATCGTCATTTGGACTTCTCCTTCTCACCCCGGTTAGTTTTGCCGGGGTTTTTTGTTGCGTCAGACTAATTATGTAATTTTGCTGTAGTTGAGTCTTAAAGTGATGCACTAACGATACAATCTCTATCCTAGAAGCATCAAGGAGTTGGTGATGAGTGCTGAACAGCTAGAACAGGTGAGAAAATTGCAGGCTACTCTCACCAAGATGGAAGTAACATTAAGTGCGATCGCAGATGCTGTAGTCTGGGTGGGAGAAAATGGGCGGATTCAATGGTGCAATTCTAGCTTTGAGCATTTGGTAAACCAACCACCGAATCATATTAGCGGCGCAATCCTGAGTAATTTATTGCCTCTAGTCCAGGCGGGAAAACTTGTTGATTTACCAGCTTACCCCGATGTTCTGATACATACTGGGGCGTATAAAACAACAGAATATCAATTTCAGTGCAATCAGCGTTCCCGAATGTTGCAAATCTCAGGCAGTTGTGCAAGAGTAGCCAGTGATCATTGTGCCGTATTGGTGATTCGGGATGTAACGCAGGCTCAGGAAGATATCAGCCAACGCCAGGAAGCCCAGCAAGCTTTACTAAGCGCTACCTTGGAATCAATTCCAAACGGTATTTTAGCCATCGATAGTGTGGGGAATATCGTCAATTACAACCAAAAGTTCTTAGAAATGTGGTCAGTTCCCCCAGAAGTTCTGACAGCACTAAATGATGAACAGTGTATTGCTTATCTGGCAAACCAACTCAAAGATCCTCATCAATTTACGCAACGAGTCCGGGAGTTATACACACAGCCAGAAATCGATAGTTACGATTTATTAGAACTGCAAGATGGCAGAGTATTTGAGCAATATTCTCATCCGCAATCCTTAGAAAAACAAATTATTGGTAGAGTCTGGAGTTTTAGCGATATTACACAATACAAACAAGCAGAAGAAGCACTACTACAAAGTGAACTCCAATATCGGGCAATTTTTGCCGCCATCAATGATGGACTATTTATTACGGAAATAGAAACGGAAAAAGTTGTTGAAGTAAATCCGGCTGCTTGCCGAATGCACGGTTACACTTACGCAGAGTTTATTAATTTACATCCATTTGATTATATACACTCAGACTCACATCATGTTTTTCAAGACTATGTGCAGAAAATTCAATTGAATAAAGCATTTTATGGGCAGGCAGTTGATATCTGCAAAGATGGCACGTTAATTGATGTGGAAGTGGAAGGAACGATTTGCACTTACAACGGTAAGCCACACATTTTGGCAATAGTGCGAAATATTAGTGAACGTAAACTTACCCAAAAAGCCCTACAACAAAGTGAAGCAAAATATCGCGATTTGGTACAAACTGCTAACTGTATCATTCTGCGTTGGGATAGCAATGGTAATGTGATCTTTTTGAATGATTATGGTCAAAAGTTTTTTGGCTTCGATTTAGATGAGATTGTCGAACATCACGTCATCGGCACAATTGTTCCCGAAACAGAAACCTCTGGACGCGACTTACAAGCGTTAATGGTGGATATTTGCCAAAACCCAAACAATTATTTATTTAATGAAAATGAGAATTTATGTAAAAATGGCGATCGCGTCTGGGTAGTGTGGGCAAATAAACCCATTTTGGATGAACAGGGCAACTTAAAAGAAATTCTCTCAGTAGGGACTGACACTACAGAACGTAAACGCACCGAAGCAGCTCTTCAGCAGAGCGAATTACAGTTTCGTAGCATCGTTGAAAATGCCAATGACTTGATATATATCCTGAACCAAGACGGCATTTTTACTTATCATTCACCCAACATCACTGCAATTTTGGGATATAGCCTTGAGGAAATAGTCGGTCATTCCATAGAGGAGTTTACAGATCCTGAATTTTTACCTACTAACTACTCCGCCTTAGAGAGGGCGGTAACTGAGATACAACATTCTGGTATAGAGATGCGAGTCAAGCACAAAAATGGTAGCTGGCGATGGATTAGTTCTAATACCTCAACCGTCACCAGTCCGACTGGCGAAGTCACAATTTCAGGTGTGGGGCGCGACATTACAAAACGCAAACAAACCGAAATTAAATTACAGCAACAAACCCAAGACCTAGAAAATACTCTATACGAACTACAACGCACCCAATCTCAACTAATTCAAAGTGAGAAAATGTCCTCACTTGGTAATATGGTTGCGGGTATTGCCCATGAAATTAATAATCCTGTGAATTTTATTTATGGTAATCTCACTCCAGCCAATGAATATGCGCGAAACTTGCTGCGGCTAGTAGAACTCTATGAATTACACTTTCCCCATCCCCCAGAAGAAATTCAAGCAGAAATTGCAACTATCGACCTAGCATTTGTCAAGGAAGACTTAATTAAATTGCTTAATTCTATGCAGGTAGGAACTGAGAGGATTCGGGAAATTGTGTTATCTCTGCGGAATTTCTCGCGTTTAGATGAAGCCGAATTTAAACAGGTGGATATCCACGATGGTCTTGATAGTACTTTGATGATTCTCCAAAACCGCCTGAAAGCACAACCGGATCATCCAGGAATATTAGTGATTAAAGAATATGGTAAAATTCCTGCGGTTCAATGCTATCCTGGACAATTAAATCAGGTATTTATGAATATTTTAAGTAATGCTATTGATGCTTTGGAAGAAAATTTCGTCGGAGAACAAAGGCAAATTCATATTAGTACGGAACTTTTACATAACAACCTCGTAACAATCTGCATTGCAGATAATGGTCTGGGTATTCCTCAAAAAATACTTTCCAAATTATTTGATCCTTTCTTTACAACTAAAGATGTGGGGAAAGGTACAGGATTAGGGCTATCTATTAGTTATCAGATTATAGTAGATAAACATCGGGGAAATTTATCTTGTCATTCAATTCCTGGAGAAGGTGCAAAATTTATAATTGAAATTCCCATTCGTCAATGAATAATTATAAATTTTGGTTAACATAATATCCTCTACACTTCCCTCAGTGTTTCAAAGAATTACTTCCTTACCTTGCTCTGTGAAGCGAACTTCTTTAATATTCCATTCAGCATTACTCATTAAAGTTTTGCGGAGACTGCCAAATAGAGCAAACTGTTCACAACTAGAAAGCGAAACGAACTGCCGCTTCGACAAAGGAGATAGCCGCAAATCAACTGTAGCAACGCTATTTTGAACTTGAACACGATAACCAGACAAGTCAAAGTCAGCTGTATCTTGTTCTGCGATAATTTTACCCACCGCACTGCTAATAGGTTCTGCCGCTGGTATTGAAACTTGTTGCGGGATTAATTCTTGACATTGATTATCACTAGTATATAAAATAACTTTAACAGTTTGGCTCGTGGGAGTTTGAGAAGTTGCCGCAGGTGTTTTTGGAGTCGCCTTTGGTGTGGTAAGAGAAGATGGTGTTTCACTCTCGATAGTGCTGGAAGTAGGACTACAACTACTGATGCTAGCTGCGATCGCTACTACTATAAATGGCAAAAGATACTTTTTGTTGGTCATATTGATCATGGTTATGTGATTATCTATTAACTTCAGTGCCACTGGTATCAATTCCGCATAAATTTCCCAAAATTGCACAAGCAGCTGTTAAGCTTAACCAGTTGTCAAATTCTTGACTCAGAAATTACAGTAATTATCCTGAAATTTATGGACTAAAAATTCTAATGGATACCAAGTTTAGGATTTCAGAGAAATAAGTTTTCCTAATTGCATAGTCAAAATAATTGTTTTCTCCTTGTCTTCTTTGTCGGCTTGGTTGTGAAGGCTAAAAAGGGCAAAATACCAAGCTGCATAACAGCGTAAGTTAGGATAAATTAGGAGAATTATGGCGTTAATTTTAGATTTTAAACTTGAGATTGGGAAAAATAGATCCTGAAGTTAACTTTATCCCCTTACTTGGAAATTGACGAGACTATGACTGGTAATCTCATCACTGTCGATAAAAATACCTATGAATCTCTTGAAAAAGAGCTGATAGAACTGCGTCAGCGAGTCATCCGGAATAACCTGAAATATAGCCAAGAGCAAATAGATTTACTTATAGAGTATACACCTGCGGCGATCGCCATATTTGACCGTCAAATGCAATACCAGTTAGTAAATCGCCGTTGGCGGGAAGATTACGGCTTAGGCGATGAAAATATTATTGGGCGATCTCATTATGAAATTTTCCCCGATGTTTCCCAGGATTGGCGGAAAATTCATCAACGCTGTTTGGCGGGAGACATTGAGAAAAGTAACAAAGATGCTTTCTTACGTGCAAATGGTCAAACCGATTGGGTGAAATGGGAGATATATCCTTGGTACGAAGACTCTGGCGCAGTCGGTGGTATCATCATGTTCACAGAAGTGATTACTGCTAGCAAACAAGCAGAAATCGCCCTAGCAAATAGTGAAAGACGCTTCCGAGATATCGCCGCTAATTTGCCTGGGGCGATTTTTCAATTCACAATCCGTAATGGTGTTTGGGGCGTGGACTATATAAGCGATTTTATCTGGGAACTTGCAGGTATTACCGCAGCCGCAATGATTGAGGATTTAAATAGCTTTTTTGCTCGGCTACATCCAGAGGATTTTGACAGCTTAGTTGCTTCAGTAGAAGACGCAGTAGCACATTCTACTCCTTGGCATTATGAGGGAAGATTGGTGAAGCCTAACGGAGAAATACTTTGGTGGCGCGGAGATTCAACTCCTATGCAAAATGAACAACAAGAGGTAATTTTTTGCGGAGTGCTAATGGATATTACTGAGATTAAGCAAAAAGGAGCAGAGCTAAAAAAACTGAATGAGGAGCTAGAAGCCAGAGTTGAAGAGCGGACAGCTGCTTTACGTCAAGCTGAAGAACGGTGGCAGCGACTAGCAGACAATGTACCAGGGATGCTTTATGAATTTAGTCTTGACCTGGATGGCACAATGTCTTTTCCCTTCGTGTCTTCGGGATGTCGAGAAATTTTGGAACTAGAGCCAGAAGAAGTTCAAAAAGATGCAACCTTGGTTTTTAAGAATATTCATCCTGATGATTTTCCAGACTTGCACTCAGAGATCACTCACTCTGCCCAAACACTGCAAAACTGTGAATATGAGTGGCGGACTCTGGCACCTTCTGGTCAGTACAAATGGATCAAGTCAGCCTCTCGCCCAGAACGCCAAGCAGATGGTGAAATCATTTGGTATGGCTGTATGGTTGATATTACAGACCGTAAACAAGCAGAAGAAAAACTTCAAGAGCAGGCACAGTTTTTACAAAGCATTTGGGAAAATGTAGATTACGGCATTTATGTTTTAGACGTGATCAACAATGGAGAAGAATTTCGTTACGTTAAATTTAATCCAGCTATTTTGAGAACTAGCCCCATACCTTTAGCATCGTTTCCAGGAAAAATCATGGCTGAGGTACTACCTACTGATATAGCGGATATTTATCGTGATCATTATCGGGAATGTGTTGAGTCTGGCAAAAGCATATTATTGGAAGAGTCTTTTTCTGTCAATGACAAGGAAACTTGGTGGCTCTTGAATATCACACCTCTGTTTGACAATGCTTTACGAATTGATCAGCTTGTGGTTACAGTCACTGACATCACAGAACGCAAGCAAGCCGAACAAGACCGACAAATGTTTGTCTCACTGATTGAAAATAGCAATGACTTGATTGGTTGTGCCTCTCTAGAAGGAGAATGCCTATTTATTAATGAATCTGGACTCAAACTCGTGGGTGTTAAGAGCTTAGAAGTTGCTCAAAGATTCAATCTTCTTGATTATTTCCTTCCTGAAGACAGAGAAGAAATGCAGATGCAAATTATACCTACTGCTATGGAGCGTGGTCTGTGGCAAGGTGAATATCGTTTGCGACATCTTCAGACTGATGAAGCAATTCCAATTGAAATGAACCTGTTTGTGGTTAAAAGTTCTGATACTGGTGAGCCATTGTGTTTAGCAAGTATTACGCGTGACATTACAGAACGCAAGCAAGCGGAAATCAAATTGCAGCAACAAACCCAAGACCTAGAAAATACCCTATACGAACTGCAACGCACCCAATCTCAACTTATTCACAGTGAAAAAATGTCTTCACTTGGTAATATGGTTGCGGGTATTGCCCATGAAATTAATAATCCAGTAAATTTTATTCATGGTAATCTCAGTCCAGCCAGTCAATATGTTCAAGACTTGCTGCGGCTAATAAAACTCTATGAATTACACTTTCCCCATCCCCCGGAAGAAATTAAATCTGAAATTGCAGCTATCGACTTAAAATTTCTCAAAGAAGACTTGATTAAACTGCTTAACTCTATGCAGGTAGGAACTGATCGGATTCGAGAAATTGTGTTATCTCTGCGGAATTTCTCCCGTTTAGATGAAGCCGAATTTAAACAGGTGAATATTCACGAAGGGCTTGATAGCACTTTGATGATTCTCCAAAACCGCCTGAAAGCAAGACCGCATCATCCCGAAATATTAGTGATTAAAGAATATGGTAGAATTCCGGCTGTTCAATGCTATCCTGGGCAGTTGAATCAAGTATTTATGAATATTTTGAGTAATGCTATTGATGTGTTAGAAGAAGTTTTTGTCGGGGATAAAAGACAGATTAATATTATTACTGAAATTGTCAATACAAACAGAATAGCAATCCGCATTGCAGATAATGGACAAGGAATTTCTCAAAAAACACTAGACAAAGTATTTGATCCTTTTTTTACAACTAAAGAGGTGGGGAAAGGTACAGGATTAGGGCTATCTATTAGTTATCAGATTATAGTAGATAAACATCGGGGACATTTATCTTGTAATTCCATCCCTGGGGAAGGAGCAGAATTTGTGATTGAAATTCCCATTCGGCAGTGAATAATTATTAATTATAATTAAGCATAATTAGCCAATAGAAGCGAGACAGTTAAGAATGAAACTAATTTACAAATTAATGTTCTAAATAATGGTAAATATATAAAATATAGTAGTTGTGTTTTCCAAAATTACCCATTGCTCCAGTGATTTTGCAATATTTAACTCGAAGTAAAATCGAGTGGAGGAATGTGGTAATGAAAGCATCTCGTGCTTAAGTAAAACAAGAGATATAAATAATATCTATAGTTGCTACGGAAATATGGTTGAATAGGATAAGTCTTCGGCTTTGCAACCTACCAAGCTATGGGATTCGGTTTGATCTTCGGAGGTCGTCGCCTTCCTCTCTTGAAGAGGTCTGGACTGTTCTGATCTTCGCGAGCGCTCACGCAACCACACAGACCAACCTAAAACCAAGATTGCTACCACGACCCGTGCGCTCGAACCTATGGCGAGCAGCAGATCGGCAGGCTTTGGCATCGTTGTACCACGAGCCGCCGCGTAACATAGAATTATTATCATTACTACTAAGGTATGCGCTACCGTCTGTGGGCGCTTCTTCGTAATTTTCTTTATATGTATCTTGACACCATTCCCAGACATTACCGTGCATATCGTATAAGCCGAAAGAGTTAGGTGGAAATTGTCCTACGGGTGTTGTCATCTCACGAAATTCACCTTTTGGCCCATTGCCGTAATTGCCTGGGTATAATTTACCCTGATCATCGCGGTCTGTTCCTCGATAGTTTGCTAAATCAGTGGTAATCGTTTCACCAAAATAGAAGGGTGTAGCTGTTCCCGCACGACAAGCATATTCCCATTCGGCTTCGCTGGGTAGCCTGTAGGTTTTTCCTGTCTTTTCACTCAACTTTTGACAAAACTCTACGGCATCATTCCAATTTACTAGTTCTACAGGTCGTTTATCACCTTTGAATTTAGCAGGATTTTCCCCCATAATTGCTTGATACTGTGACTGAGTAACTTGATATTTACCCATGAAAAACCCAGGGACTGTTACCTGACGCTGGGGATTTTCACGATTCAATCGTCCCTCCTCTCCTACTGGTGAACCCATTGTAAATGTTCCCCCTGGTATCTGCATCATTTCCAAGGTGATACCATTCCCTAAATCCTCAACAAAGTATTCTGCTTGGCTGCTGGGGCGATTGGTGATTTTTCCTTGTGCGTTCACAGTCACAGTTTCAAATGAAAAGGTTTGCAGCGATAAACCGGGGTTCTGTCCTCCTGAAATATATTCCCACAGATGTGGCGTTACAATTGCCAAACCTAACCCACCAGCCCCCATACCCACAGTTTGAATTATTCGCCGTCGTGACCAGTTAGCTATTATTGGTAACTGTGGTGAAGAATTTTTTAACTGTATTGGAGTAGTGGGTCTTTGACTTGTTCCCTTACTAGAATTGTCTGGAATTGATTGCTGAGGCAAATCAGGATGAGAAGAATTATTTCGTAACTGTTCAATCTTTTGTAATGCTCTCACCGCTTCTATATCCTGTCCTAAAGCAGCTGCCAACACTCGAATCCATAACTGCTCTGCTAAATCTAGATTACCTTCGTCTTTTGCGCGATAAGCATCAGTTTTAAGTGTGGCAATATCCGCTAAAGTTGCATATTGAGGTACAAGTATTAGATGAGATTTATTTACAGGCTCGGCAATCACATAAGGCGTTTGCCTCCCGTGATTATATTCACTAACAATTTCAGGGACACGAACATTTAAATACTGGTTCAATCTTTCAACAGTGGCACATTTACCTTGAATTCCTAACCCTTCTAGTAAGGCCGTGGTGAAAGCACCTTGTTGTAATGCTTCAATTTCATAAGAATATTCCTGGGGACTACAGGAAAATATGCTGATAACTCCTTGTTGACGTGCTTCTTCAGCCGCTTGTCGTCCAATACCTTCACCTGCACGAGTACTTAAACTACGACAAGCATCCAACATCAAAACCACATTATCAGCACCACAGCGACGCAGGCGTTCAGTGACATAATTAATGGCAATTGCTGTATTTGGGATATCTTCTGGGTCGCCATCGCAGGGTATGAGATAATCACGTCCAGCGTGTCTAATGCCATGACCACTGAAGAAAAACCAAAAGTTATCACCCGCACTCATGAAAGGATTTTCAAATAACTGCCGCAAAACTCGTAGCAAGTTAGCACGATTTGGGCGAGTCGATTTTCCGTCAATATCAGGGGAGTCATCCGAGAAGAAATATATCTGCTCAAACCCTGCCTGATTTTGGAGAAACTGCTGGATTAACTGTGCATCCCGTTTGGCATAATTTAGCGGTTGCAAATAATCATATCGGTTAATGCCGATCGCGATCGCCCAATTTTTTACCATCTCACTTTGGCTCTTGCCGTTTAAAGGTCAGTTTGATTGCTCCTTTACCCCCAGCTTTTGCACCATTGCCAATTAATTTAACTTCTCCCTCACCGCTAATTTCTACCGATAACTCAATTTGGTCTAACTGCATCCCAGAGTTAACTTTAGCTTGTTGTTCTGCACGGTTAAATAAGCGCCCTACCACTTGCAAAAAGTGGGTCATTTCTTGCTCTAATTTTTGAGTGCTAACCTGAACAGCATCTCCTACCCGTTTCCTGGTATCCTTTGGAGGTTCTTCGCTCCAGCTTCTTGTAGTGGTAGTCCCGCTTTTCACGCCGTTAGAAGTCGAAATTTGGGGAGTGTCATCGGTAACAATCCAAATGCTGTCTGAAGGTGTGTCTAACATGATAATTTAGGTATCTATCTGAAATTTTCCCACAAATATCCATACAACGGTAGAAATGGCGATTTCGAGAAAATGCTAGCTAGGCAAGTCCTAACAATGGCCTGGAAATAAGTTACTAGTACAAGTCGGCGAAAATAAACAAACCATTCAAAATCCATGAAAAGCCCATATTATAAGCTTTTTGACTTTTGACTTTTGACTTTTGACTTTTGACTTCCGCCTTGCGGTACTAGGCTATTAGATCAAGTATTCTCCACAAGACTAAGATTCACTTGATTACCATTTTTAAGTTTTCAAGTCAAGATATAGTTAGATAATTCATGGAAATTTTATATTGTCAAGTAAGAAACACGAAAAAATTCAAAAACTAGATATATTCAGGAAAATTAATGATTAGACCGCGCAAGTCCTTTGCTCAACATTGGCTCAAAAGTGAAAAGGCACTGGATGCAATTATTAAAGCAGCAGAATGTCACCAGAGCGATGATCGCGTTTTGGAAATCGGCCCAGGTACCGGCATTCTGACTCGGCGTTTACTCCCCTTGGTGCGATCGCTTGTCGCAGTAGAAATAGACTTGGATTTGTGCAAACAGTTAGCCAAGCAACTCGGTAAAAAAGATAACTTTTTACTCTTGCAAGGAGATTTCCTCACCTTAGATTTAGCATCTCCTTTAGCAGCCTTTCCCAACTTTCAAAAGCCCAATAAAGTCGTAGCGAATATCCCCTACAACATCACAGGGCCAATCATCGAGAAATTGTTAGGGACGATCGCCAACCCCAACCCAGAACCATTTGACTCCATCGTCCTACTAGTGCAGAAGGAAGTAGCCGACAGATTGTATGCTAACCCTGGTTCCCGAACTTTTGGGGCTTTGAGTGTGCGGGTGCAGTATTTAGCTGATTGTGAATTTATTTGCACCGTTCCCGCAGCTGCATTTTACCCACCACCAAAGGTAGACTCAGCAGTTGTGCGGTTGCGTCCCCGACAGATAGAAACAGTAGTACATAACCCCCGCAAATTTGAGAATTTGGTAAAACTGGGATTTGGGGCGAAACGCAAAATGTTAAGAAATAATTTGCAATCGGTTGTTGAACGCGATCGCCTGACCCACTTACTGGAACAATTAGAAATAAATCCCCAAGTTCGAGCCGAAGACCTCAGCGTTCAGCAATGGGTAACATTAACTAATTTACTCACAACTGAGTAACTACAATTCAGCACTCAAAATGCGTTCATACACTTTAATTGCTCCCGCCAAAATCAACTTATATCTGGAAATCATCAGCGATCGTCCCGATGGTTATCACGAGTTAGCTATGATACTGCAAAGTATCGACCTCGCCGACGAAATTAATGTTCAATCCCTAAGCACAGAAGGGATTTTCGTCAACTGTAACCACCCACAAGTACCCACAGATAAAAGTAATCTAGCATACCGAGCAGCCGCACTCATGGCGGCGCAATTTCCCGAAGCCTTGGCTAAATATGGGGGTGTAGAAATTACAATTAACAAGCACATTCCCGTAGCCGCTGGGTTAGCGGGAGGTTCGACAAATGCCGCAGCCGTATTGGTGGGGATAGATTTACTGTGGAATCTGGGACTAACGAAATTAGAATTAGAAGAACTGGGTGCTAATCTGGGTTCAGATGTCCCATTTTGTGTTGCGGGTGGAACAGTGATTGCTACAGGTAGAGGTGAGCAACTTTCGCCTTTAGCAAATTTGGATACTATATATATAGTATTGGCGAAATATCGCAGCCTTGAAGTTTCCACAGCTTGGGCGTAC from Nodularia sp. LEGE 06071 carries:
- the psb34 gene encoding photosystem II assembly protein Psb34; this translates as MYTTINESGILNNYATEPKMYCATYPNKEEQRQYTVQAAFGTLLVTTLILVALSVS
- a CDS encoding PAS domain S-box protein, encoding MSAEQLEQVRKLQATLTKMEVTLSAIADAVVWVGENGRIQWCNSSFEHLVNQPPNHISGAILSNLLPLVQAGKLVDLPAYPDVLIHTGAYKTTEYQFQCNQRSRMLQISGSCARVASDHCAVLVIRDVTQAQEDISQRQEAQQALLSATLESIPNGILAIDSVGNIVNYNQKFLEMWSVPPEVLTALNDEQCIAYLANQLKDPHQFTQRVRELYTQPEIDSYDLLELQDGRVFEQYSHPQSLEKQIIGRVWSFSDITQYKQAEEALLQSELQYRAIFAAINDGLFITEIETEKVVEVNPAACRMHGYTYAEFINLHPFDYIHSDSHHVFQDYVQKIQLNKAFYGQAVDICKDGTLIDVEVEGTICTYNGKPHILAIVRNISERKLTQKALQQSEAKYRDLVQTANCIILRWDSNGNVIFLNDYGQKFFGFDLDEIVEHHVIGTIVPETETSGRDLQALMVDICQNPNNYLFNENENLCKNGDRVWVVWANKPILDEQGNLKEILSVGTDTTERKRTEAALQQSELQFRSIVENANDLIYILNQDGIFTYHSPNITAILGYSLEEIVGHSIEEFTDPEFLPTNYSALERAVTEIQHSGIEMRVKHKNGSWRWISSNTSTVTSPTGEVTISGVGRDITKRKQTEIKLQQQTQDLENTLYELQRTQSQLIQSEKMSSLGNMVAGIAHEINNPVNFIYGNLTPANEYARNLLRLVELYELHFPHPPEEIQAEIATIDLAFVKEDLIKLLNSMQVGTERIREIVLSLRNFSRLDEAEFKQVDIHDGLDSTLMILQNRLKAQPDHPGILVIKEYGKIPAVQCYPGQLNQVFMNILSNAIDALEENFVGEQRQIHISTELLHNNLVTICIADNGLGIPQKILSKLFDPFFTTKDVGKGTGLGLSISYQIIVDKHRGNLSCHSIPGEGAKFIIEIPIRQ
- a CDS encoding sporulation/spore germination protein, whose amino-acid sequence is MTNKKYLLPFIVVAIAASISSCSPTSSTIESETPSSLTTPKATPKTPAATSQTPTSQTVKVILYTSDNQCQELIPQQVSIPAAEPISSAVGKIIAEQDTADFDLSGYRVQVQNSVATVDLRLSPLSKRQFVSLSSCEQFALFGSLRKTLMSNAEWNIKEVRFTEQGKEVIL
- a CDS encoding PAS domain S-box protein; its protein translation is MTGNLITVDKNTYESLEKELIELRQRVIRNNLKYSQEQIDLLIEYTPAAIAIFDRQMQYQLVNRRWREDYGLGDENIIGRSHYEIFPDVSQDWRKIHQRCLAGDIEKSNKDAFLRANGQTDWVKWEIYPWYEDSGAVGGIIMFTEVITASKQAEIALANSERRFRDIAANLPGAIFQFTIRNGVWGVDYISDFIWELAGITAAAMIEDLNSFFARLHPEDFDSLVASVEDAVAHSTPWHYEGRLVKPNGEILWWRGDSTPMQNEQQEVIFCGVLMDITEIKQKGAELKKLNEELEARVEERTAALRQAEERWQRLADNVPGMLYEFSLDLDGTMSFPFVSSGCREILELEPEEVQKDATLVFKNIHPDDFPDLHSEITHSAQTLQNCEYEWRTLAPSGQYKWIKSASRPERQADGEIIWYGCMVDITDRKQAEEKLQEQAQFLQSIWENVDYGIYVLDVINNGEEFRYVKFNPAILRTSPIPLASFPGKIMAEVLPTDIADIYRDHYRECVESGKSILLEESFSVNDKETWWLLNITPLFDNALRIDQLVVTVTDITERKQAEQDRQMFVSLIENSNDLIGCASLEGECLFINESGLKLVGVKSLEVAQRFNLLDYFLPEDREEMQMQIIPTAMERGLWQGEYRLRHLQTDEAIPIEMNLFVVKSSDTGEPLCLASITRDITERKQAEIKLQQQTQDLENTLYELQRTQSQLIHSEKMSSLGNMVAGIAHEINNPVNFIHGNLSPASQYVQDLLRLIKLYELHFPHPPEEIKSEIAAIDLKFLKEDLIKLLNSMQVGTDRIREIVLSLRNFSRLDEAEFKQVNIHEGLDSTLMILQNRLKARPHHPEILVIKEYGRIPAVQCYPGQLNQVFMNILSNAIDVLEEVFVGDKRQINIITEIVNTNRIAIRIADNGQGISQKTLDKVFDPFFTTKEVGKGTGLGLSISYQIIVDKHRGHLSCNSIPGEGAEFVIEIPIRQ
- a CDS encoding SUMF1/EgtB/PvdO family nonheme iron enzyme, which encodes MVKNWAIAIGINRYDYLQPLNYAKRDAQLIQQFLQNQAGFEQIYFFSDDSPDIDGKSTRPNRANLLRVLRQLFENPFMSAGDNFWFFFSGHGIRHAGRDYLIPCDGDPEDIPNTAIAINYVTERLRRCGADNVVLMLDACRSLSTRAGEGIGRQAAEEARQQGVISIFSCSPQEYSYEIEALQQGAFTTALLEGLGIQGKCATVERLNQYLNVRVPEIVSEYNHGRQTPYVIAEPVNKSHLILVPQYATLADIATLKTDAYRAKDEGNLDLAEQLWIRVLAAALGQDIEAVRALQKIEQLRNNSSHPDLPQQSIPDNSSKGTSQRPTTPIQLKNSSPQLPIIANWSRRRIIQTVGMGAGGLGLAIVTPHLWEYISGGQNPGLSLQTFSFETVTVNAQGKITNRPSSQAEYFVEDLGNGITLEMMQIPGGTFTMGSPVGEEGRLNRENPQRQVTVPGFFMGKYQVTQSQYQAIMGENPAKFKGDKRPVELVNWNDAVEFCQKLSEKTGKTYRLPSEAEWEYACRAGTATPFYFGETITTDLANYRGTDRDDQGKLYPGNYGNGPKGEFREMTTPVGQFPPNSFGLYDMHGNVWEWCQDTYKENYEEAPTDGSAYLSSNDNNSMLRGGSWYNDAKACRSAARHRFERTGRGSNLGFRLVCVVA
- the rsmA gene encoding 16S rRNA (adenine(1518)-N(6)/adenine(1519)-N(6))-dimethyltransferase RsmA; this encodes MIRPRKSFAQHWLKSEKALDAIIKAAECHQSDDRVLEIGPGTGILTRRLLPLVRSLVAVEIDLDLCKQLAKQLGKKDNFLLLQGDFLTLDLASPLAAFPNFQKPNKVVANIPYNITGPIIEKLLGTIANPNPEPFDSIVLLVQKEVADRLYANPGSRTFGALSVRVQYLADCEFICTVPAAAFYPPPKVDSAVVRLRPRQIETVVHNPRKFENLVKLGFGAKRKMLRNNLQSVVERDRLTHLLEQLEINPQVRAEDLSVQQWVTLTNLLTTE